A region from the Dendropsophus ebraccatus isolate aDenEbr1 chromosome 1, aDenEbr1.pat, whole genome shotgun sequence genome encodes:
- the LOC138783656 gene encoding putative olfactory receptor 2B8 has translation MVPENSSTVVEFILVGLTSRQDMQILLFIVFLACYIASFIGNMLIVWLSNTNPRLYTPMYYFLRNLSFLDMCYTSCVVPIMLLNFLAVKKTISYTGCVAQMAMHMSLGGTECFLLLSMAYDRYVAICSPLHYTSVMHPVLCIKMATASWLGGLINSIINTVYTLQLPFCGPNVVNHFFCEAPTLLELACADTSRNKTVLFFCAMVVAVAPFLVIFFTYINIVSSIMKIRTTTGRRKAFSTCASHVLVVTLFYGTIFFMYLRPGSVHVANQDKMATLFYSVITPMLNPLIYTLKNKDVKIALKETIGKKSELQNSQ, from the coding sequence ATGGTCCCAGAGAATTCCAGCACTGTGGTGGAGTTCATCCTTGTAGGACTAACCAGCAGGCAGGATATGCAGATATTGCTCTTCATTGTATTTCTGGCATGCTACATCGCTTCCTTCATTGGTAATATGTTAATAGTTTGGCTCAGTAACACAAACCCACGACTCTATACTCCAATGTACTACTTTTTGAGAAATCTTTCCTTCTTGGACATGTGCTATACTTCATGTGTAGTTCCCATAATGCTCCTGAATTTTTTAGCAGTGAAGAAAACAATATCTTATACTGGCTGTGTTGCCCAAATGGCTATGCATATGTCTCTAGGGGGGACCGAGTGTTTTTTGTTGCTATCGATGGCCTATGACCGCTATGTGGCTATATGCAGCCCCTTACACTACACCAGTGTCATGCATCCTGTCTTGTGTATCAAGATGGCAACTGCATCCTGGCTTGGAGGCCTCATAAACTCCATAATAAATACAGTGTATACCTTACAGTTGCCTTTCTGTGGCCCAAATGTTGTCAACCATTTTTTCTGTGAGGCTCCCACATTGCTAGAGCTGGCTTGTGCAGATACATCCCGTAATAAGACAGTCCTTTTCTTCTGCGCTATGGTGGTAGCTGTAGCCCCATTTCTTGTCATCTTTTTTACATATATCAATATAGTATCCAGCATCATGAAGATTCGGACAACCACAGGACGCAGGAAAGCATTTTCCACTTGTGCTTCCCATGTTCTTGTGGTGACATTATTTTATGGTACCATTTTCTTTATGTACTTGAGACCTGGGAGCGTCCATGTCGCTAACCAAGACAAAATGGCCACCTTATTCTACAGTGTTATAACCCCGATGCTCAACCCTCTCATCTACACTTTGAAAAATAAAGATGTGAAAATAGCACTGAAGGAAACCATAGGGAAGAAGAGTGAGTTACAGAATAGCCAATGA